From the Amycolatopsis thermoflava N1165 genome, one window contains:
- a CDS encoding RNA-binding S4 domain-containing protein: MREIATSDGSIRLGQFLKLANVVESGSDARALLEDGQVQVNGEVEERRGRQLRRGDVVTVGGAELRVG, from the coding sequence ATGCGCGAGATCGCCACCAGTGATGGGTCCATCCGGCTCGGTCAGTTCCTCAAGCTCGCCAACGTGGTCGAGTCCGGGTCCGACGCCCGGGCGCTCCTGGAGGACGGGCAGGTCCAGGTCAACGGCGAGGTCGAGGAGCGCCGGGGACGGCAGCTGCGGCGCGGCGACGTCGTGACCGTCGGCGGCGCCGAACTGCGCGTGGGATAG
- a CDS encoding class I SAM-dependent methyltransferase gives MTRAHAQHHSHDHDHHDADSAQAEILELDAEALAEHTTGIIRWLPLHGSPRQIVDLAAGTGAGTFALLGQFPEAHVTAVDSSPGHMRRLSEKACARGVDGHVRTVLADLDEASWPDLGTPDLVWASGSVHHLADPGRALRAVHDLLAPGGLFVVVEMAGLPRFLPGTAPAERPGLEDRVHAAGDRLHARHLPHRGADWGPELTAAGFVVEGELALDVNIEGAGNPAVGQYALRALQRVRGAVAAELDSADLAALDRLLDVDGPHSLLRRHDLAVRTRRSVWAARRT, from the coding sequence ATGACGCGTGCGCATGCCCAGCACCACAGCCACGATCACGACCACCACGACGCGGACAGCGCGCAGGCGGAGATCCTCGAACTGGACGCGGAAGCCCTCGCCGAGCACACCACCGGCATCATCCGGTGGCTGCCCCTGCACGGCAGCCCGCGCCAGATCGTCGACCTCGCCGCGGGCACCGGAGCCGGCACGTTCGCCCTTCTCGGCCAGTTCCCCGAGGCCCATGTCACGGCCGTGGACAGCTCGCCCGGCCACATGCGGCGGCTCAGCGAGAAGGCGTGCGCCCGCGGGGTCGACGGACATGTGCGCACGGTGCTCGCCGACCTCGACGAGGCCAGCTGGCCCGACCTCGGCACCCCGGACCTGGTGTGGGCCTCGGGCTCCGTGCACCACCTGGCGGATCCCGGCCGCGCCCTGCGCGCTGTCCACGACCTGCTCGCGCCCGGCGGCCTGTTCGTCGTGGTCGAGATGGCCGGCCTGCCGCGCTTCCTGCCCGGGACCGCACCCGCCGAGCGGCCCGGCTTGGAGGACCGCGTCCACGCCGCCGGCGACCGGCTCCACGCCCGGCACCTCCCCCACCGCGGCGCGGACTGGGGGCCGGAACTCACCGCCGCCGGGTTCGTGGTGGAAGGCGAGCTCGCCCTCGACGTGAACATCGAGGGCGCCGGCAACCCGGCGGTCGGCCAGTACGCCCTCCGTGCGCTGCAACGCGTTCGGGGCGCGGTCGCGGCCGAGCTCGACAGCGCGGACCTCGCCGCGCTGGACCGGCTGCTCGACGTCGACGGCCCGCACAGCCTGCTGCGGCGGCACGACCTCGCGGTCCGCACCAGGCGTTCCGTCTGGGCCGCCCGCCGCACCTGA
- a CDS encoding NADP-dependent oxidoreductase, producing the protein MKAVRFHEYGDPGVLRYEDVDLPVPAAGQVRVRVAATSFNSVDGNIRGGFMQGPIPVRLPHTPGLDVAGTVDALGEGVDGLAVGDQVIGFLPMDKPGAAAEYVLAPAEVLTPAPTSVPLADAAAMPVVALTARQALFDHGKLVAGQRVLINGAGGAVGGYAVQLASGAGAHVVATASGRSSEAVKAAGAHEVIDHTTTSVTDAVTEPVDVVLNLAPVDPDALAALVTLVRPGGVLVNTTVWMPAPSDEERGVRGIDLFVRSDAEQLASLVTLVDRGELRVDVAERVPLAELPALHARAAEGAVRGKVVVVVSSAA; encoded by the coding sequence ATGAAGGCAGTGCGTTTCCACGAGTACGGCGACCCCGGCGTCCTGCGTTACGAGGACGTGGACCTGCCGGTTCCCGCGGCCGGGCAGGTCCGGGTCCGGGTGGCGGCGACGTCGTTCAACTCCGTCGACGGCAACATCCGCGGTGGCTTCATGCAGGGGCCCATCCCGGTGCGGCTGCCGCACACCCCCGGCCTCGACGTCGCCGGCACGGTCGACGCGCTGGGCGAAGGCGTCGACGGCCTCGCGGTCGGCGACCAGGTCATCGGTTTCCTGCCGATGGACAAGCCGGGTGCGGCTGCGGAGTACGTGCTAGCCCCGGCGGAGGTCCTGACGCCGGCGCCGACGAGTGTCCCGCTGGCTGACGCTGCGGCGATGCCGGTGGTGGCGCTGACCGCCCGGCAGGCGTTGTTCGATCACGGCAAGCTGGTGGCCGGGCAGCGCGTGCTGATCAACGGTGCCGGGGGAGCGGTCGGCGGTTACGCCGTGCAGCTGGCCAGCGGCGCCGGAGCGCATGTCGTCGCCACCGCCAGCGGGCGCAGCAGCGAGGCGGTCAAGGCCGCCGGCGCGCACGAGGTCATCGACCACACCACCACGAGCGTGACGGACGCGGTGACCGAGCCGGTCGACGTCGTGCTGAACCTCGCCCCGGTCGACCCGGACGCACTCGCCGCACTGGTCACCCTGGTCCGGCCGGGTGGGGTCCTGGTCAATACGACGGTGTGGATGCCCGCGCCGAGCGACGAGGAGCGCGGCGTGCGCGGCATCGACCTCTTCGTCCGCAGCGACGCGGAACAACTGGCGTCGCTGGTGACGCTGGTCGACCGCGGCGAGCTGCGCGTCGACGTCGCCGAGCGGGTGCCCCTGGCCGAGCTGCCTGCGCTGCACGCCCGGGCCGCCGAGGGCGCGGTGCGCGGCAAGGTCGTTGTCGTCGTCTCGTCCGCCGCCTGA
- a CDS encoding ABC transporter ATP-binding protein, which produces MSHPTEDAPVEGGLVAEVARMTPEQLAEHEAEVAEAVAVDRDIKVEVGETLLEMRDVTLKFGGLTALDSVSFGIRRGEILGLIGPNGAGKTTCFNAMTGVYRPTSGQVLLEDKPLGKANRHQITQRGIARTFQNIRLFGEMTALENVVVGTDARHKTSVIGALLRLPRHHREEKTAVERAMALLEFVGIADRAADKAKNLPYGYQRRLEIARAMATEPKLLCLDEPAAGFNPAEKEELMGLIRKIRDDGFTVLLIEHDMKLVMGVTDRIVVLEFGKKIAEGLPAEIRENPAVIAAYLGVPDDDAA; this is translated from the coding sequence ATGAGCCACCCCACCGAGGACGCCCCGGTCGAGGGCGGCCTGGTCGCCGAGGTCGCCCGGATGACCCCGGAGCAGCTCGCCGAGCACGAGGCCGAGGTCGCCGAGGCGGTCGCCGTCGACCGCGACATCAAGGTCGAGGTCGGCGAGACCCTGCTGGAGATGCGGGACGTGACGCTGAAGTTCGGCGGACTGACCGCGCTGGACTCGGTGTCCTTCGGCATCCGCCGCGGCGAGATCCTGGGCCTGATCGGGCCCAACGGCGCGGGCAAGACCACCTGCTTCAACGCGATGACCGGGGTCTACCGGCCCACGTCGGGGCAGGTGCTGCTGGAGGACAAGCCGCTGGGCAAGGCCAACCGCCACCAGATCACCCAGCGCGGCATCGCCCGCACCTTCCAGAACATCCGGCTCTTCGGCGAGATGACCGCGCTGGAGAACGTGGTGGTCGGCACCGACGCCCGCCACAAGACCAGCGTCATCGGCGCGCTGCTGCGGCTGCCGCGGCACCACCGCGAGGAGAAGACGGCGGTCGAGCGGGCGATGGCGCTGCTGGAGTTCGTCGGCATCGCCGACCGGGCCGCGGACAAGGCCAAGAACCTCCCGTACGGCTACCAGCGCCGCCTGGAGATCGCGCGGGCGATGGCCACCGAGCCGAAGCTGCTGTGCCTCGACGAGCCTGCCGCCGGGTTCAACCCGGCGGAGAAGGAAGAGCTCATGGGGCTGATCCGGAAGATCCGCGACGACGGCTTCACCGTCCTGCTCATCGAGCACGACATGAAGCTCGTCATGGGCGTGACCGACCGGATCGTCGTTCTGGAGTTCGGCAAGAAGATCGCCGAAGGACTGCCGGCCGAGATCAGGGAGAACCCCGCTGTGATCGCCGCCTACCTGGGAGTGCCTGACGATGACGCTGCTTGA
- a CDS encoding branched-chain amino acid ABC transporter permease, with translation MTPFLAQSEPWISFDVAGLAEQFWNNTVDGLALGGIYALVALGYTLVYGVLKLINFAHSEVFVVGAFATWLTFYGLGFRSGATPVLSVFEIILFLAIACLAAMAVSGGTAVLLERVAYRPLRKRNAPRLVFLITAIGASFAIQQTLRLIFGLNQQPQIRLLQPEPLFKLFGATVTNIHVILFVAAVLLWFVADYFVNRTRLGRGIRAVAQDPDTATLMGVNKERVIVITFLVGGLLAGAAALFYMMRIPQGAIYNGGFLLGIKAFTAAVLGGIGNLRGALLGGFLLGLVENYGQSLFGGEWKDIVAFVVLIVVLMFRPTGILGESLGKARV, from the coding sequence ATGACCCCATTCCTCGCGCAGTCCGAGCCATGGATCTCCTTCGACGTGGCCGGCCTGGCGGAGCAGTTCTGGAACAACACCGTCGACGGCCTCGCGCTCGGCGGCATCTACGCACTGGTGGCGCTGGGCTACACGCTCGTCTACGGCGTGCTCAAGCTCATCAACTTCGCGCACTCCGAGGTCTTCGTCGTCGGCGCGTTCGCGACCTGGCTGACGTTCTACGGCCTCGGTTTCCGGTCCGGCGCCACGCCGGTCCTCTCGGTCTTCGAGATCATCCTCTTCCTCGCCATCGCCTGCCTCGCCGCGATGGCGGTCTCCGGCGGCACCGCGGTGCTGCTGGAACGCGTGGCCTATCGTCCGCTGAGAAAGCGCAACGCGCCGCGCCTGGTCTTCCTGATCACCGCGATCGGCGCCTCGTTCGCCATCCAGCAGACCCTGCGCCTGATCTTCGGCCTCAACCAGCAGCCCCAGATCCGGCTGCTGCAGCCGGAACCGCTGTTCAAGCTCTTCGGCGCCACGGTCACCAACATCCACGTCATCCTGTTCGTGGCCGCCGTGCTGCTGTGGTTCGTGGCCGACTACTTCGTGAACCGGACCCGGCTGGGCCGCGGCATCCGCGCGGTGGCCCAGGACCCGGACACCGCCACGCTGATGGGCGTCAACAAGGAACGGGTCATCGTCATCACGTTCCTGGTCGGCGGGCTGCTCGCCGGCGCCGCCGCGCTGTTCTACATGATGCGGATCCCGCAGGGCGCCATCTACAACGGTGGCTTCCTGCTCGGCATCAAGGCGTTCACCGCCGCGGTGCTCGGCGGGATCGGCAACCTGCGGGGCGCGCTGCTCGGCGGGTTCCTGCTCGGTCTCGTGGAGAACTACGGCCAGTCGCTGTTCGGCGGCGAGTGGAAGGACATCGTGGCGTTCGTCGTGCTGATCGTCGTCCTGATGTTCCGTCCCACCGGCATCCTCGGCGAGTCCCTCGGGAAGGCACGCGTATGA
- a CDS encoding branched-chain amino acid ABC transporter substrate-binding protein, with protein sequence MLAAAATLALGACAARDEGSTSGNTTGSAAAPSQAADAANPRGDGKAVCSGVSIAYAGTINGASAALGQNILRGADLAVKQHNEANPNCQVTLKQFDTEGKPDKAPGIVTQVINEADIIGVVGLPFSGESKAAGNLFNQAGLVTISPSATNPALADNGWKTFFRGMGNDSVQGPAAAKFLTDTLKANKVCVIEDDSEYGIGLSNAVKQALGSKASCTDKVKTGQTDFSAVVNKISTENPDAIFYSGYYPEAGPFAQQLNDKGVTAKFVGPDGVKDNEFLKGAGGGATNAYFTCPCVPEDNFKDFTAAFKSVEGADPGTYSPEGYDVTTILLKGIDSGIKDRAAMLNYVKNYDGQGLTKKFKWNDKGELSDTPVWSYRVENGKIVNNGQIS encoded by the coding sequence GTGCTGGCGGCGGCAGCAACGCTGGCGCTGGGTGCGTGCGCGGCGCGTGACGAGGGGAGCACGTCGGGCAACACCACGGGCTCGGCGGCGGCGCCTTCGCAGGCGGCCGACGCGGCCAACCCGCGCGGCGACGGCAAGGCGGTGTGCTCGGGAGTCTCGATCGCGTACGCGGGCACCATCAACGGCGCCAGCGCGGCGCTCGGCCAGAACATCCTTCGCGGCGCCGACCTCGCGGTGAAGCAGCACAACGAGGCCAACCCGAACTGCCAGGTCACGCTGAAGCAGTTCGACACCGAGGGCAAGCCGGACAAGGCCCCGGGCATCGTCACCCAGGTCATCAACGAGGCCGACATCATCGGCGTCGTCGGCCTGCCCTTCTCCGGTGAGTCGAAGGCCGCGGGCAACCTGTTCAACCAGGCAGGCCTGGTCACGATCAGCCCGTCGGCGACCAACCCGGCGCTGGCCGACAACGGCTGGAAGACCTTCTTCCGCGGCATGGGCAACGACTCGGTCCAGGGCCCGGCCGCGGCCAAGTTCCTCACCGACACGCTCAAGGCCAACAAGGTCTGCGTGATCGAGGACGACTCCGAGTACGGCATCGGCCTGTCCAACGCCGTCAAGCAGGCGCTCGGCTCCAAGGCCTCCTGCACCGACAAGGTGAAGACCGGCCAGACCGACTTCTCCGCGGTGGTCAACAAGATCTCCACCGAGAACCCGGACGCCATCTTCTACTCCGGCTACTACCCCGAGGCCGGCCCGTTCGCGCAGCAGCTGAACGACAAGGGCGTCACCGCCAAGTTCGTCGGGCCGGACGGCGTGAAGGACAACGAGTTCCTCAAGGGCGCCGGCGGCGGTGCGACCAACGCCTACTTCACCTGCCCGTGCGTCCCGGAGGACAACTTCAAGGACTTCACCGCGGCGTTCAAGTCGGTCGAGGGCGCCGACCCGGGCACCTACTCGCCCGAGGGTTACGACGTCACCACCATTCTGCTCAAGGGTATCGACAGCGGCATCAAGGACCGCGCGGCGATGCTGAACTACGTCAAGAACTACGACGGTCAGGGCTTGACGAAGAAGTTCAAGTGGAACGACAAGGGCGAGCTCTCGGACACCCCGGTCTGGAGCTACCGCGTCGAGAACGGAAAGATCGTCAACAACGGCCAGATCAGCTAA
- a CDS encoding branched-chain amino acid ABC transporter permease: MTTQTVSAPSKRRSIREQWNNLSRPAQWAFLIPVVVLIYFLPVLNPPLIATTGTDFPTAMFDVARYALVAIGLNVVVGQAGLLDLGYVGFFAVGAYVAALFTSPNSSLHHLPYLWTLPLAMVVTMIFGIILGTPTLRLRGDYLAIVTLGFGEIIRLVADNVDPLRGQSGFERVGTDANGTPFFANATAWYWLTVTIIIAVLLLVGNLERSRVGRAWVSIREDEDVAEIMGVPVFKFKIWAFVIGAAIGGLSGALYAGKLGFVNNQSFDVITSMLFLAAVVLGGAGNKVGVLLGAAVVAYLPLRFVQLAEYNYLIFGIALIILMIFRPQGLLGARQRLLARGRQAYQRLLGRGEQISGESALAADTTGGPR, encoded by the coding sequence ATGACGACCCAGACCGTGAGCGCGCCCTCGAAGCGCCGCTCCATCCGCGAGCAGTGGAACAACCTGTCCCGGCCGGCCCAGTGGGCGTTCCTCATCCCGGTCGTGGTGCTGATCTACTTCCTGCCGGTGCTCAACCCGCCGCTGATCGCGACGACCGGCACCGACTTCCCGACCGCGATGTTCGACGTGGCCCGCTACGCGCTGGTCGCGATCGGGCTCAACGTGGTGGTCGGCCAGGCCGGCCTGCTGGACCTGGGCTACGTCGGGTTCTTCGCCGTCGGCGCCTACGTCGCGGCGCTGTTCACCAGCCCGAACTCGAGCCTGCACCACCTGCCCTACCTGTGGACGCTGCCGCTGGCGATGGTGGTCACGATGATCTTCGGGATCATCCTGGGCACCCCGACCCTGCGGCTGCGCGGTGACTACCTGGCGATCGTCACGCTCGGGTTCGGCGAGATCATCCGCCTGGTGGCGGACAACGTCGACCCGCTGCGCGGCCAGTCCGGTTTCGAGCGGGTCGGCACCGATGCGAACGGCACGCCGTTCTTCGCCAACGCCACCGCCTGGTACTGGCTGACGGTCACGATCATCATCGCGGTCCTGCTGCTGGTCGGGAACCTGGAACGCAGCCGGGTCGGCCGCGCCTGGGTGTCGATCCGCGAGGACGAGGACGTCGCCGAGATCATGGGCGTCCCGGTGTTCAAGTTCAAGATCTGGGCGTTCGTCATCGGCGCCGCGATCGGCGGCCTGTCCGGCGCGCTCTACGCGGGCAAGCTCGGGTTCGTGAACAACCAGTCGTTCGACGTCATCACCTCGATGCTGTTCCTGGCCGCGGTGGTGCTCGGCGGCGCGGGCAACAAGGTGGGCGTGCTGCTGGGCGCGGCCGTGGTGGCGTACCTGCCGCTGCGGTTCGTGCAGCTGGCCGAGTACAACTACCTCATCTTCGGCATCGCGCTGATCATCCTGATGATCTTCCGCCCGCAGGGCCTGCTCGGCGCCCGGCAGCGGCTGCTGGCCCGGGGCCGCCAGGCCTACCAGCGGCTGCTCGGCCGCGGTGAGCAGATCAGCGGGGAGAGCGCGCTGGCCGCCGACACGACGGGAGGTCCCCGATGA
- a CDS encoding XRE family transcriptional regulator, whose amino-acid sequence MKQEEGALDSLVRKRIRALRVAQGLSLEELAARVHLGQSSLSRIENGQRRLALDQLVALARALDTTLDQLVENTVDDVVISPMNHGPHGLSWPMKGDPGMTVMRRRFTDPPPDNPAKMRAHPGREWLVVLSGTATLLLGDRSFRVDTNRAAEFPTMTPHAIGARGRPCEVMFIYDRDARRGHRENETDDDGNNGS is encoded by the coding sequence ATGAAGCAAGAAGAAGGAGCGCTGGACAGCCTCGTGCGCAAACGGATCCGGGCGCTGCGGGTCGCCCAAGGCCTGTCCCTCGAGGAACTGGCCGCCCGGGTCCACCTGGGACAGTCCTCGCTGAGCCGCATCGAAAACGGCCAGCGCCGCCTCGCGCTGGACCAGCTCGTCGCACTGGCCCGCGCCCTGGACACCACCCTCGACCAGCTGGTCGAGAACACCGTGGACGACGTCGTCATCAGCCCGATGAACCACGGCCCGCACGGGCTGAGCTGGCCGATGAAGGGCGATCCCGGCATGACCGTCATGCGCAGGCGGTTCACCGACCCGCCGCCGGACAACCCCGCCAAGATGCGTGCCCACCCCGGCCGGGAATGGCTCGTCGTGCTGTCCGGCACCGCCACGTTGTTGCTGGGGGACCGCAGCTTCCGCGTCGACACGAACCGCGCCGCCGAGTTCCCGACCATGACGCCGCACGCCATCGGCGCCCGTGGCCGCCCGTGCGAGGTCATGTTCATCTACGACCGCGACGCTCGCCGCGGACATCGCGAAAACGAGACCGACGACGACGGGAACAACGGCTCATGA
- a CDS encoding LuxR C-terminal-related transcriptional regulator yields the protein MPESLPASGPFADLHAVITLGLGVERDLTKVDGVPQALTKRELEVAALVENGLSNRKIAERLVIAKRTADGRGHRADPARLDAAVSAAGRLRGPRTAT from the coding sequence GTGCCGGAGAGCCTTCCCGCATCGGGCCCGTTCGCGGACCTGCACGCCGTGATCACGCTCGGGCTGGGCGTCGAGCGGGACCTGACCAAGGTGGACGGCGTGCCGCAAGCCCTGACCAAGCGGGAACTCGAGGTGGCCGCCCTCGTCGAGAACGGCCTGTCGAACCGGAAGATCGCGGAGCGGCTGGTCATCGCGAAACGCACCGCGGACGGGCGCGGTCACCGGGCTGATCCCGCCCGGCTGGACGCGGCGGTATCGGCCGCGGGGCGACTCCGGGGGCCCCGCACGGCGACGTAG
- a CDS encoding ANTAR domain-containing response regulator has protein sequence MTEEATEASGVATAPQRRVLVAEDEALIRLDLVEMLREEGYQVVGEAGDGEEAIKLAAELKPDLVILDVKMPKLDGIEAASQITTDRIAPVVILTAFSQRELVERARDAGTMAYLVKPFNKRDLVPAIELAVSRFSEMQALEAEVASLSDRLETRKVIDRAKGLLMTHQGLTEPDAFRWIQRTAMDRRTTMKAVAQAVVESIGQK, from the coding sequence GTGACCGAAGAGGCTACCGAGGCCAGCGGTGTGGCCACCGCTCCGCAGCGTCGGGTGCTCGTCGCCGAAGACGAAGCACTGATCCGGCTTGACCTCGTCGAGATGTTGCGCGAAGAGGGATACCAGGTGGTCGGCGAGGCGGGCGACGGCGAAGAGGCCATCAAGCTGGCAGCCGAGCTCAAGCCCGACCTGGTGATCCTGGACGTCAAGATGCCCAAGCTGGACGGCATCGAGGCGGCGTCCCAGATCACCACCGACCGCATCGCCCCCGTGGTCATCCTGACCGCGTTCAGCCAGCGCGAGCTGGTCGAGCGCGCCCGCGACGCGGGCACGATGGCGTACCTGGTCAAGCCGTTCAACAAGCGGGACCTCGTTCCCGCGATCGAGCTGGCCGTGAGCCGGTTCTCGGAGATGCAGGCACTGGAGGCCGAGGTCGCCAGCCTGTCCGACCGGCTGGAGACCCGCAAGGTCATCGACCGGGCCAAGGGCCTGCTGATGACCCACCAGGGGCTGACCGAGCCGGACGCGTTCCGGTGGATCCAGCGCACCGCCATGGACCGGCGCACGACCATGAAGGCCGTCGCCCAGGCGGTCGTCGAGAGTATCGGTCAGAAGTAA
- a CDS encoding hotdog fold thioesterase, producing MTENLSEAIREQLAGIDPRVAEQQLNNKLGIEFVELTAERVVGTMPVEGNLQPYGLLHGGANAVLAEALGSTVAALNAGADKATLGFELSCTHHRAAREGLVTGVATPLHVGRGTITAEIVLTDDQGRRTCTARLSCLVRDAAPGSR from the coding sequence TTGACCGAGAACCTCTCCGAAGCCATCCGCGAGCAGCTCGCGGGCATCGATCCGCGCGTCGCGGAGCAGCAGCTCAACAACAAGCTCGGCATCGAGTTCGTCGAGCTCACGGCGGAGCGGGTGGTCGGCACGATGCCCGTCGAGGGCAACCTGCAGCCCTACGGCCTCCTGCACGGCGGCGCGAACGCCGTGCTCGCGGAGGCGCTGGGCTCGACCGTGGCAGCGCTCAACGCGGGGGCGGACAAGGCCACGCTCGGGTTCGAGCTGTCCTGCACCCACCACCGTGCCGCGCGGGAAGGCCTGGTCACCGGCGTGGCGACGCCGCTGCACGTCGGCCGGGGCACCATCACCGCCGAGATCGTGCTGACCGACGACCAGGGCCGCCGCACCTGCACCGCGCGCCTGTCCTGCCTGGTGCGCGACGCCGCCCCCGGCAGCCGCTGA
- a CDS encoding MFS transporter encodes MSTNQPAQGAATPDARRLRTILISVSTSLMAVVASVSGLGVAQTHLAVEFGASLGTVLWIINVYTLTLAALLLPFGAIGDRVGRKPVLTAGVALFGVANVVAAVSPTAEVMIAARVVSGAGAAMIMPITLAVITSTFPEEQRGKAIGVWTAVAGGGGILGMFLSALLVDVADWRWLFALPAALIVVALVTTVRSVPNSRERSAHPFDAVGALLSAVAVVGLIFVLQEGPVRGWTAPVTVISVAAGLVAGVGFVVWELRRRDAALLDVRMFAERGLMGGSLTLLVVFGVQAGIAVVLFPFFQAVLGWSGLVSTAALMPMAVSMMLASGLAARLAGRIGSRATMTTGVALAGVGLVSMGLFVSVAGGYLSILPGLVAMGLGMGLAMTPSTEAVTGSLPRDKQGVASALNDITREFGTALGVALLGALLSAGYRGSIDGMLSGVPREAADVAREGVANAIEVSGSTGSHAAQIVHAARESFVAGWQHAMWAGAAVMAVLAAYVAVRGPRSRPAADTAASSRAGSAR; translated from the coding sequence ATGAGCACCAACCAGCCCGCGCAGGGGGCTGCCACACCGGACGCGCGCCGGCTGCGCACCATCCTCATCTCCGTGTCCACCTCGTTGATGGCCGTCGTCGCCTCGGTTTCCGGCCTCGGCGTCGCGCAGACCCACCTGGCCGTCGAGTTCGGAGCCTCGCTCGGCACGGTTCTGTGGATCATCAACGTCTACACCCTGACCCTGGCCGCGCTGCTGCTGCCGTTCGGCGCGATCGGTGACCGCGTGGGCCGCAAGCCCGTGCTGACCGCCGGGGTTGCGTTGTTCGGCGTCGCGAACGTGGTGGCGGCAGTGTCCCCGACGGCGGAGGTCATGATCGCCGCCCGCGTGGTGAGCGGCGCCGGCGCCGCGATGATCATGCCGATCACGCTGGCCGTCATCACCTCCACCTTTCCCGAGGAACAGCGCGGCAAAGCCATCGGCGTGTGGACGGCCGTCGCGGGCGGCGGCGGCATCCTCGGCATGTTCCTCTCCGCGCTGCTGGTCGACGTCGCCGACTGGCGCTGGCTGTTCGCGCTCCCGGCCGCGCTGATCGTCGTGGCGCTCGTGACGACGGTGAGGTCGGTGCCCAACTCCCGCGAGCGCTCGGCTCACCCCTTCGACGCGGTCGGCGCGCTGCTGTCCGCCGTCGCCGTCGTCGGCCTCATCTTCGTGCTGCAAGAGGGACCCGTTCGCGGCTGGACCGCCCCCGTGACGGTGATCAGCGTCGCCGCCGGCCTCGTCGCCGGCGTCGGTTTCGTGGTCTGGGAACTGCGCCGCCGCGACGCGGCGCTGCTGGACGTGCGGATGTTCGCCGAACGCGGCCTGATGGGCGGTTCGCTCACGTTGCTCGTGGTCTTCGGTGTCCAGGCCGGTATCGCAGTGGTGCTGTTCCCGTTCTTTCAGGCCGTGCTCGGGTGGTCCGGACTGGTGTCGACGGCGGCCCTGATGCCCATGGCGGTTTCGATGATGCTGGCTTCCGGTCTCGCGGCCAGGCTGGCCGGGCGCATCGGCTCCCGCGCGACGATGACCACCGGCGTCGCGCTGGCCGGCGTGGGACTGGTGTCCATGGGGCTGTTCGTCTCGGTGGCGGGCGGCTACCTGTCGATCCTGCCGGGGCTGGTCGCCATGGGCCTCGGCATGGGGCTGGCGATGACGCCGTCCACGGAGGCCGTCACCGGCTCCTTGCCGCGGGACAAGCAGGGGGTCGCCTCCGCGCTCAACGACATCACCCGCGAGTTCGGCACCGCGCTGGGTGTCGCCCTCCTGGGCGCGCTCCTGTCCGCCGGCTACCGCGGTTCGATCGACGGCATGCTGTCCGGTGTGCCCCGGGAGGCGGCGGACGTCGCCAGGGAAGGCGTCGCCAACGCGATCGAAGTCTCGGGCAGCACCGGCTCGCACGCCGCGCAGATCGTCCACGCCGCCCGGGAGTCCTTTGTGGCCGGTTGGCAGCACGCGATGTGGGCGGGCGCGGCCGTCATGGCGGTGCTGGCCGCCTACGTCGCCGTGCGGGGCCCCCGGAGTCGCCCCGCGGCCGATACCGCCGCGTCCAGCCGGGCGGGATCAGCCCGGTGA